The genomic window TTAAACAGTAAGATTGAGTTAATGAttgacttttaaatatttttttaatatataaattactcttaatcatgttttattaattcaatctgtatctttcatttatttattcaacatttttaagcgaataaacttttttttatacgaaCAAGTTTTTCTTACTTTGATATTGACCTTGGATATTGGGGGTGTTATACATTATAAGccttttaaaagttaattattgaatattatgtgAGTTAATTCGTAATTCCAATATTAGAAATAGGTTTGATTCTAGCAAGTCCAACGAATTTCTACGGCAAGCTGTGTTGACCACTTCATCCATAAAGAATCCCACCAGTCCTTATATGGTAATGAAAGTATCTTCCGTTGGAAAGAGGGATTTACGGGTAGTTGATGTTAAACAGAGGCTGTTTATTGACGATAAATAAATCAGTGATGTCGGTTCTTAAATGTGCAcgacaaattatgaaataattaaagcatttaatttttaagctaATTAATTAcagttattttattagttaaatcattaataaattgtattatttgttttataaggGCTttctaaatatcatttatttacgTAAAATCCGAATAAGAGcaacattttgatttaattaataattggaaactactcttattttttaacagtgcatattttgatatttatttacttagtttttaattaaatattagatttatatagtcaataaaatcaataataattttttctttgtttttgctCACAAATGTTTTTTGCCAACTGTGAAATCAGGGGAACAATTATTGGTACTGTTAGACTAAAACGGAGGTTAAATACGATTTTGCGATATGTGGGCCCAAAATAAAGAGTATAATTGatctttacttttattaaattgaatttgaaatattttttaattatgatgagGGTATGCCCTGGGACGCTTTAAAGCAAGGACTAACCCGGTTTGAAGGTCAGAGGCTTACCATGTTTAGTATCACTGATGAGctaaaaaaatctatacaatTTATCATTAGGCTAGTGGAGCCTACAAATGTTCTCAGCCCTTGGCCCCGTCATTAGGCTAAGGCTGTCCTCCCTGAAATTATGGAATTCATAATCgtggaattgattttttatatttcataattttctatACTATTTGTACTAGCGGTGGTACCTGGTATTGCCTATACTTATCAGGTGTCGAGgaacaaacaaattttgctgTAATAATGTAgaatataactccccaacaaattttaatgctactctccgtttttcatgagcactctcacacgtagttactcaatacatggACTTTAGAGAaagaagtatatatatgtattattaggAAATCAATCGAAATTCGTGGAGAAAATTACGCGAAACTGCTTTGCACTAATTAtgcaaacaaaaatttagaaaagcaTATATTAGCATTGTATTGAGGAAACAAGGctacaaagaaatttttttcattttgaaaatattgcaagaattaattattaaaatgttctGAAAACGGAGAATATTGTAATGTACCGCTcggtttaaaattttatgcccAAAATGTAgcatttcttctttaaaatggaaaattgacgtttgataaaaaaatcagaaaatgacagatatttcagttaaacgtcaatttttatgtgtcaaatttgtacaaactttattttatctacaaatccaatattccattggaaattcttttttttttttgcaaaaaactaaAGTGAAattttcactaatttttttttttttttccccatgaccttttttgattttgaatcaatttagaaaacgtacttgttcgtatagttgttttttgagatgcCAGtcccttttagatttataactcaaccccctatctatTCTGCTGGAGCTCCAAAACATATATTGTTTTGGATATAGAAcaagcccccttatatgaccctcTCCTCCCCAAATCCGTCTTTCCGTGACTAGGTTTAAAAGAGACACTCaagcaaagtttcagcctcctaggcccAACGGTtgtgtcggtctttatttaggacaACAGTTCGGTTTCTTTAGTCCTGTTCcatttgtcggtccttaaagaagtcTTGTGACGTGAATTagggtgtttttctttttttgttattcccttatacaatagaataaattatataactaagtaatcatataatatattcgtttatactaaaaaaatataatatttttgtgtaataatctaaatacatatttcatatatcttatttggcttaataaatcattgatatttttatgaaaaattccaaggaccggtcctaagactggactggaccaaataaataagtaccaacacaacactacctGAGGGGTATGCACCCATAAAGGACGcacacaaactttattttatgatacTGCATTGGTACGTAATAATATAGATTATGGATaactatatacaattgtatacaTGCTCCaaggtgtgtcgataagaaacTTGCAACGCAGTCTGGTTGACGTAagctttcaaatttttcaatgacgtcaccaCGGAGCCATATTCAGTGTTAACTCATATCATTCCAAGAATTGGGTCTTCTTTTAGAGGTATTAGGCTTATTTGTCCAGTGGCAACCTGTACAAATCCATCAAATGTTCATCAACGTTAATAGGAATACAttatctattaaccttggatattcactatttttgtatatttatttgaaaatttatgttctgtctatttttcattgaaaacaacttaatttatttatttcaaagtaaTTGTAGTAGCGTAATCGTCGgagggtaaaaatttacattaatagtatggtcttataagaaaataaaatactatattatgtattaacaCTCCGAAATTGGCTCCTCCGTGACGTTATCAAAATAGCCAGTAAACATAAGCAAAGAAAtttcttatcgacacaccttataTCAAGATGACTATATATTTAGTCACCTTGCCTTATATACAGTCATCTTGACATGCTGGATGCTACATGGTAAACGACTGCAAGATCTACATTGACAACATGGTTgtatattggataaaaatgcCTTCATTTAGTTCAAAGattcatacatacagataaactttgtttcATCAATATAGTAGATATAGAGCTTTTTGGAATTTATCTGTGTCAAATTGTAAGAAGTTACACTTCTGCAATGTCGTTTTAAACagcaaaaaagttatacaaataCGAATTTTACTGTAATTAAATGCTATGTTCTCATTACAATTAAAATACGCAGTAAAGTTTATCTACATACATTGACAATGGGTTATTATCATTATGTAAATGTAAATtagtatacaaattttgatcaaTCTTAGAACTACAAGgtcaatacatacatacatacatactaataACAcggaattaatttttcaataactatttaatcaaaaaatgctggacaacataattatatataaaagtcacccctattcaaaaaaaatatattagtttagtGTTTTCTATCTAATAGAAAAATGAAGCCCTTACTTAACTTTTGCGCTCTTCTGCGTAATCCCTCAAATTCAAAGAGGACTTAGGATTTGAGACATATAATCCTGATGATTGGGGGGAAGGAAACATCGATATAAATCCGTATCCTTTTCCTGTTGTTGAAGGGACTCAAGTAGATATTAAAGCTCTCTTTTAATTGGATAAATACTCAGATGGTGATGTCGacttgaaaatcaaaatggttaAAAGCGGTATTTGAGTATTCCCATTCCATGCTTTGAgcaatattgtatataaattgaatgTATCGAAAATTGATTCATGTggaattaataaacattttaagatTAGACCTGGTGTCTTTTTGGGATCTTGCGATTATAAGCTTgagaaaatcataataaaatatcgtGATTTTCTTTATCCTAGCTTTTTCCCAGAGGGTCAGAAATGTGCTTTTCCACTCCAGCCAGGACAATATGGAGGTGAAATAGCGAAAATTACTCTTCCAGAGATATCTGATGAGTGATGTAGTTGCTACACTTGCTAAGGGAACGTTTAAAATTACGCTTTCTCAATCGCAACAAGGAAGATGTGTTTTGTATTAAAGGAAATTTGGAATTgacaaaatagaaatattgattatttagaatataaatttcatcCATAACAAAACAAAGGAATGCAAAGTATATATACGGATTTTATTGTCATTGATTACTATATTAGTCGTTTCATATCATGTTTGCGTCGATCTTGGGGGAGAGCTATGGTTAAGTAAGTATTAAAGTATACATGTGGATATAATCAATCTGGTCTGGCTGAGGTACTAGTAAAACTCAACATATATTGGGAAGAGTGGACCaacattttcaattatacacatatttcattaaaatatgttcttgCCCTTCTTCAGAAGAACTTGGCGAAGACACCCAATCAGTATTCGCTGACTTGCAGCAAGTACGCACGTCgtcttccatattttttaaacacaggGAATCCATACCCTACTTTGCATAGTCGAGGGGATTAAGAACTGCTGAGAAGGgagaccaaaaaatttaaaaattgtctttgcaCTTCATTTACAATGTGGACTACGGCCCACACTGATATTTTCTCCGATAAAACGCTGTCACAATATTTATGACTTGGGTACCGAAATTTCAcacaatatacaatatattaggaatattattatcaaatcgAGTCATTTGAAATTACGTTTAACTTGTGAATTCATGTGGCGTACACAAATTGTTCTCTATGAGAGGAGAGTAAATTATTTGCTCAAGACTAAAAAGAGGATTAAATGACAAGagattaataaacaaatttgatataagaaactatattttgataaatatatgtttaatgtaTAAGAGTATAAGCTAAATATGATCACAGAACaaggatttttataatattatgtaatatgaGAAAAATCTTGTAGAAACAAAGAGTACAGATTTTGgttgaatgaataaatacagaattcaatttaaaaaaataaatcaaaggtCAAACAATATTCATCTTCTCTTTGGTTTAAAGCCTCTATGCTCATGGTCCAATATGATCGGAGGTCCAGGGTTTGTGAAATGAGAGCAAACAGGATTAAACTCGTGCTCATCCATGGTGGTATAGATATTCCTCCGAGTAAATTGACTTCGACAGAGGAAGTAAGCTAACAATATGACAACTGACGTAAGGAGTAATAGGAGTAGAGCTCCAGCCGAAACGGCTAATTCCGTTTTATTTAatcctataaaaaaagattctgaGACAGGTTGAGACACAGGGTCAAGGCCATGTGTGTCGTTGGTTGAAAGAAAAGTATTAAGAGAATAGTTATAATTTGAAGGATTGTCTAAATTGATCAGCAGATTCTCTTCCTGATCCTCTGAAGAGTTGTGGATTGTGTGGAGATGAGTATTTTGTGAAGTTGGAGGAGTCTGAGTCGTGGGAGAAGGAGGGATTCCTTTTTCCAGAGTGGTATAGGAGGTTTTACTCAAAATGGAGAACATTGGAAGCATTTTGGGAGAGGGTGTGAACGGAGTCGGAGGAAGGagagaaaaggagaaatgacTAGAATTAAGGATCCCTCGATGGTGAAGACGGCTCAAGAGATCCAGGGTAGAAATATTAGGCTGGTTTTCATCCCCACTTAGGATCGCTTCTGCTTCTTGTGACTCCTTTCCAAGAATATCCACTTTTCCACCCAGAGACTGAAAGTTCATTGCAGACACACAGAGCAAGCTCAAAAGGAATGCAAAAGTCATTTTGCATCATATCAATATCATACTTGACGAAATAAACGTTTAAACGAGACTCCaatccttaattaataaatattttacagactatattatttaatagtaatcCTAAGACCTAAGCACAGAATCACAAGACGATGGATATGATGATAATATTGTATGACTTATTATTAGTTATCATATGTTATGCGTTCCTCTAATTCCTCACAAATCAGATGAAACAAGCGAATAGCTTAATAAATAACTAGTAAGGATCTCTAAAATGATTTAACGACTCATTCCACACGCCGGTCTCTTCACACAAACACAGAAAATGAAGCGGGAGCATCTTTTTTACCTGTTGGGATCCCTTCTTGAGCACTAATAAACTGATTAGTGATTACtatttactttatattcatcattcatatttaaatcCCGTCCaggtataatattaaatatagtaatacCAACAGTAGGGGATGAGGCTGTAGCCCAAAGATCAGTTGGTGCCTTTGGTCAAAATGAATACACTTCGTTCGCTTGTAATTCGAGAGATGTCGTGCACGTAGGTTGTctactctttgtttttttccttgtgACCACgaatgaataatgattaatttatataataaagaagagagagggagggagggatgaagagaaagagagagagggaaGAAGGACTGACATAGCTAGATAGCCGATAGGAAATAACTTAATAAGTACATATTGTGGAGAAGTGAGGAGGTACTTGGTATTACCGTATTAGAGTGGAGTAAGTGGAGTAGCTGACGTAAAATCATCTTTCATATTCCTGGGAAACGtcaaaagtgataaaaaagaagaagaatcgGGGATAGGAAAAaagagaagaacaaaaaaactgaaggatgcagaatttttttagtaaaatggatCCCACAGGAGGAAGTGGTGCGGGAGCTGCCAATGATGGTGTTCCATGGTTGCTCAAATATGGATCGAAGGCAATAGGCATTGCTGCTGGGATTGGTATGtagtattataattgaatatttatagtgTATAGTCTGTATGGGATTAGTGCCCTAAGAAACTCACTGAATggatatgtaatatttttgttttttcgttcCAGCTGCCATGTTTTTTGGCCTTTGGGTTTGTATCACCTTAAGCCCTCTTTGTATTGTAGCTGGCATATGGCAAATCTGCTCAGGCTTCCTTGTCATCCTCATAGAGGCTCCTTTCTGCTGTATGTTCCTTGACTTTGTTCAAAAGTTTTCGAGTCTTGTTGAGAATCGACCTGTTTGGCAAAAAGCTGCTCTTTACCTTGTGTAagtctctctttctctctcacTTATTCCTTACACAATATTTACAGATTGGAACATTCCTTCCAGAGTGTTCCAATCTGTTATAGAgtccatttattaatataaatatcaactaTACACTTGGACTATGATGACATAATAATCATGATTTAATTACTCATACTTTTACAATAATTCAGAGTTTCAGTCGTTCCCTTATTGATGTGCTGGAGTACAACAGCTATTGTGGGATCAATAGTCTTGTTTGCTCTAGCCTCTCTCAATGGATTGCTATTTTTGGGCAAAAAGtgagctaatttttttatatatttttctttttcctgcACTCTTTCCAAGCCTGGCTTTTCCCCCGATCAGCATGTGCTTTTCTATGAGCTCTGTTATTGGATCAGGTGCCATTTTTGCTGCCTCTGTAATTAATGGGATGCAAGTAATTGGTAAAAAGTaagatgaattatattttttatatatttatttcctcatTTATTCACACCTTcgatttttattactatacGACTTCTTTTCATTTCTAATGTCTCGTTTGCTTTCAATCACAAGTGTTcatttaattactaatttatgaatttcttttttaaagcatatttctttaatttcctttccaatactatttacatattatgtgttcaaagtaaaatttcaatattgtgGACTATTGTTTTAAGATGCATCAGTAGCGATTAGAGTTTTCGAAATCAAGATACATGttacataatataatcattacaTACTAGATTTTGAGAAAAGGTACTATTCAATATTATCTTGCAATAATTtgctcaaaatataataatacgaGGTATAATAATAGTAGAATCATGTgactcaaaaatttcatttttggcaaaaagggactttttaaatactgtttttGCTCTAGGTCCACTATatgtcaatttatatttattaacatcGCTTTTTTGGGGCTATTGTGTACTAACTAACCTCTTTTTACTTTACTAACACGCATATATTTTCTTGTCTTGTCTAGGGGATCTGCTCCACCTGACGCTGCTCCAATGGCTCCTGATGTAGGAGACGATTCTGCAGTTATGGATGAACAGCAATACCCTTAGTTTTAGTTCAATTGTTATGTTTGGTTGTTTGGGTTTTTTTTGGCAGGCATTAGTTTTGTTAGACATTTTACTCATATAAGCTACCcacttatttttatgtttttctttaaaagatatttattcaCTGCCACTCCTGGGTTACACTTAATCATAtttccaaagaaataaaaaagtttaatacaaTTTGAAGAGCTCAACaactaaatttttgttaaatttctaAGAACACCCCCTACCAACACTCACTTgcaattaattatgaatgacatatctatcaattaattcttataacttttctttctttttgtctcaattataatcaaaagaAAGCAGAGATTAGAATAATTATCAACACTTTTATCTACTACTaacttctttatttctttcttccgCTCATCTctgtactattattatttaattaatactaaatttattaattatggcTAATGGTGAAAAGATATATTATGAAAGACCAATTATGGAATGTTCTCTCCTATATGTGTAACACTATATACCTATCCCCTAGACAATCTAACTAACTTATGTAGTAGTTGCATTAATTTCAACAATGAATCATCCTGAATGTTATAgtcataaaatttgaaagacGTGTGTTATatcctaaaacattttttatccctttttctctctcttacaatcttttttttttttttttttttgttcattgtgtATATTGTATCTGTGCTTCCATGGATTTCCATAGTTTTGACATTTATATATCAATCATTAAATTGTACAGATATACCACTTTTATACAGCATGGTCCCTACTTTATTAATTTCTCAAACCTGTCAACAACTGGCAAAGGTGAAAAACTAGGTTTTAGGAAGAGTGTAAGTTGATTTGTTGTTATCTTTtgtctataaatatttgttacataCCTTTTGCAATTCTATCTATCAATAATAAAAGGCTGTAATAATCTAGTATGTGTACATGTCTTCcaaatctctttttatttatttgagagaTTTGCTGCATCTACTTTCATAGTTACAACATATGAAGCATGAATAAATTCCACATCTTCTACATGCAtgaatttttaatgatttttttttacttcttcttctATAATGAACCAAGGGCTTCTCTTGAAGAAATGCAAAGCAAAGTCTCTGAGTCAACTGTAGCTGGTCCTTCATCTGATCATCCACCCACTTATAATGAGGCCATAAATTCAGGACTTGTGGATAACATTCAAGGTCAAGACGTTGAAGCTGCTCGGTCTAAAAAATAAGATGAGagtatgataatatttataaaaaatagcaaCGATAACATCATCAACAGACAACTCTTTAAACAGCTGTGATTGTTTCGACTCAATTCAACTTTAccttacttacatatattttaaatatacataatatattttttaaatcaacataaatctttattttttttcgtgtCGTAGATATACGTAGCCAGGTTCTACTTATTTCAAATCTATTAGATGCACACTTTATCCTTAATCAATAACCAGTCAACCATCTAATTAGTTTATCTAAAAATGATACATAACTATGAACAAACATTCCATTTtgatttctaattaatttttcaaagtaagacattaaaaaaatccccttaCTCTCTTGAAATTTTCGTTAAACatctattattatatcaatcatAAAGAAAgtagaatttttaaataaataagatgttAGATATGCTTCATAATGACCATAATTTTAATGAGTAactataataatgaattattattaaacccAATGAGTGAGTTTTTCGATgattttttcggttttttttgtaatgactagtcaaagaagaagaataaaacaacattttaatttttctcattcTTCACCCCTAATTAAAAAGgagtaataaataatctataattagaATCCCTGCGAATTAATTATctgtaaaagcaaaaaaaaaaaatatatatatcaataattgatacttttaattatgattattccCTCTTCTAAATCTGCTTATTTTGTACATGTGATTTAATTacccctatttttattttttgtttgtgaaattaacaaatgatgaatgaatgaattatatcCATACTATTGTTATAATTGTAGTAATgcgtatattaatataataataatctaattataGAGAAATGATATTGTATTCTGTTTAAAGACTAGgtaaggaaaaaagaaagatatagtaatacatttatgtattatgtagATACATACATTGTTGTTGACATTTAGCTTCataccaaaaattattgaaaatgatttttgattgTTAAACATTTACGTACACTGTTCGAaacgtttttaaatatatttgatttttagaagctgttcattatttttgtcaCATATATAAGAGACGACGGGATTAAAAATCATCTGAGCtatctgtttaaactttgtagaCCATTTGGACCAATCTAGAccaaacttttcctttggaccaaTCTACACCGAATTTTTCTATGTGACCAGTCTAGACCGagcttttattgaatttttaacttttagaaTTAGTTAGGTCCATCAAATAATACGACTGTCTCAGACAgtagtatttttattctatatttattttttggatcgaGGATACGTGCATcctaaacataattaatatacatagtttttgtttaattttatttcacccATCTTGTCTCCTCATTCCTTTTTAGTCACTAGGTTCCAGCCCCTCCCCCCTTCAATCTGTATCGgtccaatcttttttaccattcaacggtcctaaggaccggtACCTCAGTTCTTTATTCAATAGAAGACTAGAGTTATCTGGAAATTAATTTAAGCGTGTGCTTTTTCAGCAAAAGATTccctaatatattttgaaaacgaGGTCATGAAGATTATgctgtaattatatattttaatattagtgagtatattgcttatttaattaatgacgggtaatatttgattataaatctcttttatcatgtaatcatcttgaaatatattgttcgttcaagaggatttttattcatgattacatttaattagTCGAGTTTATGTGCTTGTTGACCTCAACAGATTCAACATAATGTCTAAAGCACCAACAGTTATTAATTGTCCGTTCCCAAATTGTGATTAAGTTATTGAAAGCGACTCAGAGGCAGTGGCGATTGTTCTATTCAAAACTCTTAGTTTGAGTcatcataaactattttaacgAGACTTAGAACCGGGTCGTAAGTCTAATCCAATGCCTTGTGAAAGacccaaaattgattttgaaacgACAGAAGAAGGCTGGAATAGTTTTCTGGTTAGATGGGAATGGTTTACGAAAGTTGGAAATCGGGAAAGAGTAGACCAATTGTGTCAATACTGTGAGGTTGTACTGAGAAATAATTTGCTTAAAACTAGTCcaaaaattttgggaaaaaatgaaaatgttgttCTGCCAACTATTAATTCCCTGGCAGTCATACCAGAAATTTACTGTGTAAAACAAACAGATTTATTTACTATGAAACAATTTCATGGAGAACTAATTAAAGCGTTTACGTCAAGAGTTGGAAGCAAAGCGGTTATCTGTTACTTCTCAACAAAGTGCAAATGCGATAGGAACGTTGATTTTATAGAAGAGATGGTTCGAATAATATTAATGAGTGGAGCTAATGATCAAGAAATATTCAGAGAGATTGTCACTATACCAGAAATTGATAAGGAAAGTCTATCAGAGATTACCCTAATTATTGAATCAAGTGAAAGAGCCAAAAATTGCTACGAGCAGCCACGCAATATCGGCAGCAGCTTCTAATT from Lepeophtheirus salmonis chromosome 1, UVic_Lsal_1.4, whole genome shotgun sequence includes these protein-coding regions:
- the fwe gene encoding calcium channel flower isoform X2, which gives rise to MQNFFSKMDPTGGSGAGAANDGVPWLLKYGSKAIGIAAGIAAMFFGLWVCITLSPLCIVAGIWQICSGFLVILIEAPFCCMFLDFVQKFSSLVENRPVWQKAALYLVVSVVPLLMCWSTTAIVGSIVLFALASLNGLLFLGKKASLEEMQSKVSESTVAGPSSDHPPTYNEAINSGLVDNIQGQDVEAARSKK
- the fwe gene encoding calcium channel flower isoform X3, which encodes MQNFFSKMDPTGGSGAGAANDGVPWLLKYGSKAIGIAAGIAAMFFGLWVCITLSPLCIVAGIWQICSGFLVILIEAPFCCMFLDFVQKFSSLVENRPVWQKAALYLVLAFPPISMCFSMSSVIGSGAIFAASVINGMQVIGKKGSAPPDAAPMAPDVGDDSAVMDEQQYP
- the fwe gene encoding calcium channel flower isoform X1; this encodes MQNFFSKMDPTGGSGAGAANDGVPWLLKYGSKAIGIAAGIAAMFFGLWVCITLSPLCIVAGIWQICSGFLVILIEAPFCCMFLDFVQKFSSLVENRPVWQKAALYLVLAFPPISMCFSMSSVIGSGAIFAASVINGMQVIGKKASLEEMQSKVSESTVAGPSSDHPPTYNEAINSGLVDNIQGQDVEAARSKK
- the fwe gene encoding calcium channel flower isoform X4, encoding MQNFFSKMDPTGGSGAGAANDGVPWLLKYGSKAIGIAAGIAAMFFGLWVCITLSPLCIVAGIWQICSGFLVILIEAPFCCMFLDFVQKFSSLVENRPVWQKAALYLVASLEEMQSKVSESTVAGPSSDHPPTYNEAINSGLVDNIQGQDVEAARSKK